A single window of Eucalyptus grandis isolate ANBG69807.140 chromosome 1, ASM1654582v1, whole genome shotgun sequence DNA harbors:
- the LOC104448629 gene encoding cytochrome P450 72A15 isoform X2 codes for MEASIQSIALATVLAVLTTWAWRVVNLVWLRPKRLERLLRQQGLSGKPYTFLFGDLKENSRLLTEANSKPIAISDDIKPRLFPFLHQSSQTYGKDSFMWIGPTPRVRITNPEQLKEIFSNINDYPKPASNPLVKLLVDGLANHEGEKWVRHRKIINPAFHMEKLKLMLPAFYSSCAEMVGRWEKLVSVERSCEIDAWVDLQNLTREVLSRTAFGSSLEEGKRICELQGEQAQLTIIAFQSVYIPGWRFVPTKMNRRMKSIDKEVRALLMDIIRRREKAIREGEAAGDDLLGLLLESNMKENVGMSLHDVIEECKLFYFAGQETTSVLLVWTMVLLSVHSDWQARAREEVLRIFGSGKPDPDGLSHLKIVTMILNEVLRLYPPATDLVREVLKETKLGKLTIPTGVQLSMPTLLIHHDKELWGEDAEEFKPERFAEECPRPPKPSLLFPFGWGPRICIGQNFALIEAKMALAMILQQFTFELSPSYAHAPSNVITLQPRYGVQVILRKAN; via the exons ATGGAGGCATCGATCCAGTCGATTGCGCTAGCAACGGTTCTAGCCGTTCTGACCACATGGGCATGGAGGGTGGTGAACTTGGTGTGGCTGAGGCCGAAAAGGCTCGAGAGGCTCCTGAGACAGCAGGGCCTCTCCGGCAAACCCTACACCTTCCTGTTCGGTGACCTCAAGGAGAACTCGCGGTTGCTCACAGAGGCCAACTCCAAGCCCATCGCCATCTCCGACGACATCAAGCCTCgtctcttccctttcttgcaTCAATCCTCCCAAACATATG GCAAAGACTCGTTCATGTGGATAGGACCAACACCGAGAGTGCGCATAACGAACCCCGAACAACTAAAGGAGATCTTCTCCAACATAAACGACTATCCCAAGCCAGCCTCCAATCCCCTGGTGAAGTTGCTCGTGGATGGACTCGCGAATCACGAGGGCGAGAAATGGGTACGGCACAGAAAGATCATCAATCCAGCATTCCACATGGAGAAGTTGAAG CTTATGTTGCCCGCATTTTATTCAAGTTGCGCTGAGATGGTTGGTAGATGGGAAAAATTGGTATCAGTAGAGAGATCCTGTGAGATCGACGCGTGGGTCGACCTTCAAAATTTGACCCGTGAGGTGCTCTCTCGAACAGCGTTTGGCAGTAGCCTCGAAGAAGGCAAAAGGATTTGCGAACTTCAGGGGGAACAAGCCCAGCTCACGATAATAGCCTTTCAATCGGTCTACATCCCTGGCTGGAG GTTTGTGCCAACTAAGATGAACAGGAGGATGAAGAGCATAGATAAGGAAGTGCGGGCTCTGCTCATGGACATTATCCGCagaagagagaaagcaataaGGGAAGGGGAAGCTGCTGGCGATGATCTGCTGGGGCTGTTGCTGGAGTCAAACATGAAGGAGAATGTCGGGATGAGCCTTCACGATGTGATCGAGGAGTGCAAGCTTTTCTACTTCGCCGGACAAGAGACCACTTCGGTCTTGCTGGTTTGGACCATGGTCTTGTTGAGTGTGCACTCGGATTGGCAAGCACGAGCTAGGGAGGAGGTCCTCCGAATCTTCGGAAGCGGAAAACCTGACCCTGACGGCTTAAGCCACCTCAAGATT GTCACAATGATCTTAAATGAGGTGTTGAGGCTATATCCACCGGCGACTGATCTGGTTCGGGAGGTTCTTAAGGAAACAAAACTCGGGAAGCTGACCATACCCACGGGAGTCCAGCTCTCAATGCCGACACTCCTCATCCACCATGATAAAGAACTTTGGGGCGAGGACGCCGAGGAGTTCAAGCCAGAGAGGTTTGCCGAGGAGTGTCCAAGGCCACCAAAACCAAGTCTCCTTTTTCCGTTCGGATGGGGCCCTCGTATATGCATCGGCCAAAACTTCGCTTTGATAGAGGCAAAGATGGCGCTCGCCATGATTCTTCAGCAGTTCACGTTTGAGCTCTCTCCATCTTATGCGCATGCTCCTTCTAATGTCATCACCCTCCAGCCACGATATGGTGTTCAGGTCATCTTGCGCAAGGCAAACTAA